A genomic window from Cytobacillus sp. IB215665 includes:
- the rpoC gene encoding DNA-directed RNA polymerase subunit beta' codes for MIDVNNFEYMKIGLASPDKIRSWSFGEVKKPETINYRTLKPEKDGLFCERIFGPTKDWECHCGKYKRVRYKGVVCDRCGVEVTRAKVRRERMGHIELAAPVTHIWYFKGIPSRMGLVLDMSPRALEEVIYFASYVVTESGDTPLDKKQLLSEKEFRVYREKYGQTFQASMGAEAIKKLLQDINLEKEVDSLKEELKTAQGQRRTRAIKRLEVLEAFRNSGNHPSWMILDVLPVIPPELRPMVQLDGGRFATSDLNDLYRRVINRNNRLKRLLDLGAPSIIVQNEKRMLQEAVDALIDNGRRGRPVTGPGNRPLKSLSHMLKGKQGRFRQNLLGKRVDYSGRSVIVVGPNLKMYQCGLPKEMAIELFKPFVMKELVEKGLAHNIKSAKRKIERLQPEIWDVLESVIKEHPVLLNRAPTLHRLGIQAFEPTLVEGRAIRLHPLVCTAYNADFDGDQMAVHVPLSSEAQAEARLLMLAAQNILNPKDGKPVVTPSQDMVLGNYYLTMEREGAVGEGMIFNDTDEALLAYQNGYVHLHTRVAVNAGTLNNPNFTEEQNNQLLITTVGKLVFNEILPKSFPYINEPTKSNLEEKTPEKYFIEKTVNVKEEIKKRPIIDPFKKKILGNVIAEVFKRFKITETSKMLDRMKDLGFKYSTKAGITVGVSDIVVLPEKQEILNQAQNKVDTVIKQFRRGLITDDERFDRVISIWSSAKDVIQGKLMASLNKRNPIFMMSDSGARGNASNFTQLAGMRGLMANPAGRIIELPIKSSFREGLNVQEYFISTHGARKGLADTALKTADSGYLTRRLVDVAQDVIVREDDCGTDRGLFIRSLMEGTEVIEKLEERLIGRYARKAIKHPETGEVFVAENEQIDEDLSRVIVEAGVEEVWIRSAFTCNTRHGVCKKCYGRNLATGSEVEVGEAVGIIAAQSIGEPGTQLTMRTFHTGGVAGDDITQGLPRVQELFEARNPKGQAIISEIDGTVVEIKEARDRQHEIVIRNDVETRNYLAPYNARLKVAEGSVIERGQELTEGSIDPKELLKVKDMTAVQEYLLKEVQRVYRMQGVEIGDKHIEVMVRQMLRKVRVHNAGDTNVLPGSLLDIHQFTDANEKVLLEGKTPATGRPVLLGITKASLETDSFLSAASFQETTRVLTDAAIKGKRDDLLGLKENVIIGKLVPAGTGMTQYRKATPELPSIIEEEAAVIVD; via the coding sequence TTGATAGACGTAAATAACTTTGAATATATGAAAATTGGACTCGCTTCACCAGATAAGATTCGCTCATGGTCATTCGGTGAAGTAAAAAAACCTGAAACGATAAACTACCGTACTCTTAAACCAGAGAAGGACGGTTTATTTTGTGAACGCATATTTGGTCCTACAAAAGATTGGGAATGTCATTGTGGAAAATATAAACGTGTTCGTTATAAAGGTGTAGTTTGTGACCGATGTGGAGTAGAAGTCACGCGTGCTAAAGTTCGTCGTGAACGCATGGGGCATATTGAACTCGCTGCACCGGTAACGCACATTTGGTATTTCAAGGGTATTCCAAGTCGTATGGGACTTGTATTAGATATGTCTCCTCGTGCACTAGAAGAGGTAATATATTTTGCGTCTTACGTAGTAACTGAATCAGGGGATACGCCGTTAGACAAGAAGCAGTTGCTCTCTGAGAAAGAATTTCGTGTGTATCGAGAAAAATATGGGCAAACATTCCAGGCTTCAATGGGAGCAGAAGCGATTAAAAAGCTTCTTCAGGATATTAATTTAGAAAAAGAAGTAGACAGTCTAAAAGAAGAATTAAAAACAGCACAGGGCCAGCGTCGTACTCGTGCCATCAAACGACTTGAAGTGCTTGAGGCATTTAGAAACTCTGGCAATCATCCATCGTGGATGATTTTGGATGTCTTACCAGTTATCCCACCTGAACTTCGCCCGATGGTACAGCTTGATGGTGGAAGGTTTGCTACATCAGATTTAAACGATTTATATCGTCGTGTAATAAATAGAAATAATCGCTTGAAGCGTTTATTAGATCTTGGTGCACCGAGCATTATCGTACAAAACGAGAAGCGTATGCTTCAAGAAGCTGTTGACGCACTTATAGATAATGGTAGACGCGGAAGACCGGTAACAGGGCCAGGGAATAGACCTCTTAAATCATTATCGCACATGTTAAAAGGGAAGCAGGGACGTTTCCGTCAAAACCTCCTAGGTAAACGTGTCGATTATTCAGGTCGTTCTGTAATCGTAGTTGGACCTAATTTGAAAATGTATCAGTGTGGATTACCGAAAGAGATGGCAATTGAACTGTTCAAGCCATTTGTTATGAAAGAGCTAGTAGAAAAAGGTCTTGCTCATAATATTAAAAGTGCAAAACGTAAAATTGAGCGTTTACAGCCAGAGATTTGGGATGTATTAGAATCAGTTATTAAAGAGCACCCAGTTTTACTAAATCGTGCACCAACATTGCATAGATTAGGTATTCAAGCGTTTGAACCTACTTTGGTGGAAGGTCGAGCAATTCGTCTCCATCCGTTAGTTTGTACAGCATATAACGCTGACTTTGACGGTGACCAAATGGCAGTTCACGTACCTTTATCATCAGAAGCACAAGCTGAGGCACGTCTTCTTATGCTAGCAGCTCAAAATATCTTAAATCCTAAGGACGGAAAACCAGTTGTTACACCATCGCAGGATATGGTTTTAGGTAACTACTATTTAACGATGGAACGAGAAGGAGCCGTTGGAGAAGGAATGATATTTAATGATACTGATGAAGCACTTCTAGCGTATCAAAATGGCTATGTCCATCTTCATACGAGAGTAGCTGTAAATGCAGGTACATTAAATAATCCAAACTTCACGGAAGAACAAAATAATCAATTACTTATAACAACAGTAGGTAAGTTAGTCTTCAATGAAATTTTACCTAAGTCATTTCCGTACATTAATGAGCCAACCAAGTCTAACTTAGAAGAAAAAACACCAGAGAAGTATTTTATTGAGAAGACGGTTAATGTTAAGGAAGAGATTAAAAAACGTCCAATCATTGATCCGTTCAAGAAGAAAATTCTTGGTAATGTCATTGCTGAAGTGTTTAAACGATTCAAGATCACCGAAACATCCAAAATGCTTGACCGCATGAAAGATTTAGGCTTTAAGTATTCTACAAAGGCTGGTATTACAGTTGGAGTATCAGACATTGTCGTGTTACCTGAAAAACAAGAAATATTAAATCAAGCTCAGAACAAAGTAGATACTGTCATAAAGCAATTCAGGCGCGGACTTATTACAGATGATGAGCGTTTTGATCGAGTGATATCTATTTGGAGCTCAGCTAAGGATGTTATTCAAGGGAAATTAATGGCGTCATTAAATAAGCGTAACCCAATCTTTATGATGAGTGATTCAGGTGCTCGTGGTAACGCATCTAACTTTACTCAGCTTGCAGGGATGCGCGGACTCATGGCCAACCCAGCTGGTAGAATTATTGAATTACCGATTAAATCAAGTTTCCGTGAAGGGCTGAACGTACAAGAGTACTTTATTTCTACACACGGTGCTCGTAAAGGTTTAGCAGATACAGCGTTAAAAACAGCTGACTCTGGTTACTTAACTCGTCGTCTAGTTGATGTTGCCCAGGATGTTATTGTACGTGAAGACGACTGCGGCACGGACAGAGGATTGTTTATTCGTTCATTAATGGAAGGTACTGAAGTAATTGAGAAGCTTGAAGAGCGTTTGATTGGTAGATATGCTCGTAAAGCAATTAAACACCCAGAAACAGGGGAAGTTTTTGTTGCAGAAAATGAACAAATTGATGAAGATCTTTCGCGTGTAATAGTTGAAGCGGGTGTTGAAGAAGTTTGGATCCGTTCAGCATTCACATGTAATACCCGTCATGGAGTATGTAAGAAGTGTTATGGACGCAATTTAGCTACTGGATCGGAAGTTGAAGTTGGGGAAGCTGTTGGTATTATTGCTGCTCAATCAATTGGAGAACCAGGAACACAGTTAACAATGCGTACATTCCATACAGGTGGGGTTGCAGGAGACGATATTACCCAAGGTCTCCCTCGTGTTCAAGAATTATTTGAAGCACGAAATCCAAAAGGTCAAGCGATTATTTCTGAAATCGATGGAACTGTCGTCGAAATCAAAGAAGCGCGTGATAGACAGCATGAAATTGTTATACGAAATGATGTAGAAACAAGAAATTATCTTGCACCATATAACGCAAGATTGAAAGTAGCGGAAGGTTCGGTCATTGAGCGTGGCCAAGAGCTAACTGAAGGTTCAATCGATCCTAAAGAGCTGTTGAAAGTAAAAGATATGACTGCTGTTCAGGAGTACTTACTCAAAGAAGTTCAACGCGTATACCGTATGCAAGGTGTTGAGATTGGTGATAAACATATCGAAGTAATGGTAAGACAAATGCTTCGTAAAGTACGTGTCCATAATGCTGGTGATACAAATGTGTTACCTGGATCGTTACTAGATATTCACCAATTTACAGATGCAAATGAAAAAGTGCTATTAGAAGGTAAAACACCTGCAACTGGTCGTCCAGTACTATTAGGTATTACGAAAGCGTCATTAGAGACAGATTCTTTCTTATCAGCCGCTTCATTCCAAGAAACAACGCGTGTGTTAACGGATGCAGCTATTAAAGGTAAACGTGATGATTTACTTGGGTTGAAAGAAAATGTAATTATTGGTAAATTGGTTCCCGCTGGTACTGGAATGACACAGTATCGCAAAGCCACACCAGAATTACCATCGATCATTGAAGAAGAAGCTGCAGTAATTGTTGACTGA
- the rpoB gene encoding DNA-directed RNA polymerase subunit beta: protein MTGQVVQFGRHRQRRSYARISEVLELPNLIEIQTSSYQWFLDEGLREMFRDISPIEDFTGNLSLEFIDYSLGEPKYPVAESKERDVTYSAPLRVKVRLVNKETGEVKDQDVFMGDFPLMTETGTFVINGAERVIVSQLVRSPSVYYSGKVDKNGKKGFTATVIPNRGAWLEYETDAKDVVYVRIDRTRKLPVTVLLRSLGFGSDQEIIDLIGDNEYIRNTLEKDNTESTEKALLEIYERLRPGEPPTVDNAKSLLESRFFDPKRYDLASVGRYKINKKLHLKNRLFNQRLAETLVDSETGEIIAEKGTLLDRRTLDRILPQLIDGAGFKSFHTIGGVIEEEILLQSIKIYAPSDADGEQVINVIGNAYIEESVKNITQADIIASISYFFNLLHQVGDTDDIDHLGNRRLRSVGELLQNQFRIGLSRMERVVRERMSIQDTNTITPQQLINIRPVIASIKEFFGSSQLSQFMDQTNPLAELTHKRRLSALGPGGLTRERAGFEVRDVHYSHYGRMCPIETPEGPNIGLINSLSSFAKVNRFGFIETPYRKVDPETGKVSSKIDYLTADEEDNYVVAQANSRLAEDGTFIDDDVFARFRGENIVVKSERADYMDVSPKQVVSAATACIPFLENDDSNRALMGANMQRQAVPLMQPEAPRVGTGMEYVSGKDSGAAVICKHPGIVERVEAKEVWVRRYEEVDGQKIKGNLDKYRLLKFIRSNQGTCYNQRPIVAVGNEVKKGEILADGPSMELGELALGRNVLVGFMTWDGYNYEDAIIMSERLVKDDVYTSIHIEEYESESRDTKLGPEEITRDIPNVGEDALRNLDERGIIRIGAEVKDGDLLVGKVTPKGVTELTAEERLLHAIFGEKAREVRDTSLRVPHGGEGIILDVKVFNREDGDELPPGVNQLVRVYIVQKRKISEGDKMAGRHGNKGVISRILPEEDMPYLPDGTPIDIMLNPLGVPSRMNIGQVLELHLGMAARKLGIHVASAVFDGAREEDVWDTLQEAGMARDAKTVLYDGRTGEPFDNRVSVGVMYMIKLAHMVDDKLHARSTGPYSLVTQQPLGGKAQFGGQRFGEMEVWALEAYGAAYTLQEILTVKSDDVVGRVKTYESIVKGENVPEPGVPESFKVLIKELQSLGMDVKMLSSDEQEIEMRDTEDDDDQQNASVSIDEEAPVEQEADAVVKE, encoded by the coding sequence TTGACAGGTCAAGTAGTTCAGTTTGGACGACACCGCCAACGAAGAAGTTACGCTCGTATTAGTGAAGTATTAGAATTGCCAAATCTTATTGAAATTCAAACCTCTTCATATCAGTGGTTTCTTGATGAGGGTCTTAGAGAAATGTTTAGAGATATTTCTCCAATTGAAGATTTTACAGGTAACCTTTCACTTGAGTTTATTGATTATAGCTTGGGTGAGCCTAAGTACCCTGTAGCAGAATCGAAGGAACGCGATGTTACATATTCTGCTCCACTGCGCGTAAAAGTACGCTTAGTGAATAAAGAAACAGGTGAAGTGAAGGACCAGGATGTATTTATGGGAGATTTCCCGTTAATGACAGAAACAGGTACGTTTGTTATTAACGGTGCTGAGCGAGTAATTGTTTCTCAGCTTGTACGCTCACCTAGTGTTTATTACAGTGGCAAAGTTGATAAAAACGGTAAAAAGGGTTTTACAGCAACTGTAATTCCAAACCGAGGAGCATGGTTAGAATATGAAACTGATGCGAAGGACGTAGTATACGTGCGTATCGATCGTACTCGGAAGTTACCGGTTACGGTTCTTTTGCGTTCGTTAGGGTTTGGGTCTGATCAAGAAATCATCGATTTAATTGGTGATAACGAATATATCCGCAACACCCTTGAAAAAGACAACACCGAAAGTACTGAAAAAGCACTACTAGAAATATATGAACGTCTACGACCAGGTGAACCACCTACAGTAGATAATGCAAAAAGCCTACTAGAGTCTCGTTTCTTCGATCCGAAGCGCTATGATCTAGCTAGTGTAGGACGCTATAAAATTAACAAGAAGTTGCATCTAAAAAATAGATTATTTAATCAACGTTTAGCTGAAACACTTGTTGATTCTGAAACTGGTGAAATCATTGCTGAAAAAGGAACTTTGTTAGATCGTAGGACACTAGATCGCATACTTCCTCAGCTAATTGATGGAGCTGGGTTTAAAAGCTTCCATACAATAGGTGGAGTAATAGAAGAAGAGATTTTACTGCAGTCTATTAAAATTTATGCACCTAGTGATGCAGATGGTGAGCAAGTAATTAATGTGATCGGCAATGCTTATATTGAGGAGTCTGTTAAGAATATTACTCAAGCTGACATTATTGCTTCTATTAGTTACTTCTTTAATCTATTACATCAAGTAGGAGATACGGATGATATTGACCATTTAGGTAATCGTCGTCTTCGCTCGGTTGGAGAATTACTCCAAAATCAATTCCGTATTGGGCTATCAAGAATGGAACGTGTTGTGCGTGAAAGAATGTCTATACAAGATACGAATACGATCACGCCACAACAACTTATTAATATAAGGCCTGTTATTGCATCTATAAAAGAATTCTTTGGAAGCTCTCAGCTTTCTCAGTTTATGGACCAAACAAATCCGTTAGCTGAATTAACACATAAACGTAGATTATCAGCGCTTGGACCAGGTGGTCTGACCCGTGAACGTGCCGGGTTCGAGGTCCGAGATGTTCACTACTCACATTACGGTCGGATGTGTCCTATTGAAACACCAGAGGGTCCAAACATCGGGCTAATCAACTCATTATCATCTTTTGCAAAGGTAAATCGATTTGGTTTTATAGAAACACCATATCGAAAAGTTGATCCTGAAACTGGTAAAGTGTCTAGCAAAATAGATTATCTTACTGCAGATGAAGAAGATAACTATGTAGTTGCACAGGCTAATTCAAGGCTAGCTGAAGATGGAACATTCATAGATGATGATGTATTTGCCCGTTTCCGTGGTGAAAATATTGTTGTCAAGAGTGAGCGCGCTGACTATATGGATGTATCTCCTAAACAAGTCGTTTCTGCTGCAACAGCTTGTATACCGTTCTTAGAAAACGATGACTCTAACCGTGCATTGATGGGAGCGAACATGCAACGTCAAGCTGTACCGTTGATGCAACCTGAGGCACCAAGAGTTGGTACAGGTATGGAATACGTATCTGGTAAGGATTCAGGGGCAGCTGTAATTTGTAAACATCCGGGAATAGTAGAGCGTGTTGAAGCGAAAGAGGTTTGGGTAAGAAGGTATGAAGAAGTAGACGGTCAAAAGATCAAAGGTAACCTTGATAAATATCGTTTATTAAAATTTATTCGTTCAAACCAAGGTACATGCTACAACCAACGTCCAATTGTAGCTGTTGGTAATGAAGTAAAAAAGGGAGAAATCCTTGCTGATGGACCTTCGATGGAGTTGGGAGAATTAGCGCTAGGTCGTAATGTACTTGTTGGATTTATGACGTGGGACGGCTATAACTATGAAGATGCGATCATCATGAGTGAACGACTAGTGAAAGATGATGTCTATACTTCAATCCATATCGAAGAATACGAATCAGAGTCACGTGATACAAAGCTTGGTCCTGAAGAAATCACTCGTGATATTCCTAATGTGGGTGAAGATGCACTTCGTAATTTAGATGAACGCGGTATTATTCGGATCGGTGCTGAAGTGAAGGATGGAGATCTACTAGTAGGTAAAGTAACACCTAAAGGTGTAACGGAGCTTACTGCTGAAGAACGTTTACTCCATGCGATTTTCGGAGAAAAAGCACGTGAAGTTCGTGATACTTCACTTCGTGTTCCTCATGGTGGAGAAGGAATCATCCTGGATGTAAAGGTGTTTAATCGCGAAGATGGGGATGAATTACCACCTGGAGTTAATCAGCTTGTTCGAGTATATATTGTTCAAAAACGTAAGATTTCTGAAGGTGACAAAATGGCAGGACGTCACGGAAATAAAGGTGTAATTTCAAGAATCTTACCTGAAGAAGATATGCCATATTTACCAGACGGTACGCCGATTGATATAATGTTAAACCCATTAGGGGTTCCTTCCCGGATGAACATCGGTCAGGTATTAGAATTACATCTTGGAATGGCTGCTAGAAAACTCGGTATACATGTTGCGTCTGCGGTATTTGATGGTGCTCGCGAGGAAGACGTATGGGATACATTACAAGAGGCAGGTATGGCTCGTGATGCGAAAACAGTCTTGTATGATGGACGTACAGGAGAGCCATTTGACAATCGTGTATCAGTCGGTGTTATGTATATGATTAAACTAGCGCATATGGTTGATGATAAGCTACACGCTCGTTCAACGGGTCCATATTCACTAGTAACTCAACAACCATTGGGTGGTAAAGCTCAATTTGGTGGTCAGAGGTTTGGTGAAATGGAGGTTTGGGCACTTGAAGCATACGGTGCTGCATATACACTACAAGAGATTCTAACTGTTAAGTCAGATGATGTAGTAGGTCGTGTGAAAACGTATGAATCTATTGTCAAAGGTGAAAATGTACCTGAGCCTGGTGTTCCTGAGTCATTTAAAGTATTAATTAAAGAGCTACAAAGTTTAGGTATGGACGTTAAAATGCTCTCTAGTGATGAACAAGAAATAGAAATGCGTGATACTGAAGATGATGATGATCAACAAAATGCTAGTGTATCTATAGATGAAGAAGCTCCTGTAGAACAAGAGGCAGATGCAGTGGTTAAAGAGTAG
- a CDS encoding class I SAM-dependent methyltransferase produces MGDHYFTDKPKVNSNPQTWSYELKGFMFSFITDNGVFSKSEVDFGSKLLIQHFEPSKAGGSILDIGCGYGPIGLSIAKAFHKQQVEMVDVNERALELAQKNKQLNGVTNVTIYKSDLFEGVSQRCFSAILSNPPIRAGKKVVHTILEKSIDYLDDGGELWVVIQKKQGAPSAVEKLKAIFSEVEIVIKKKGYYIIKAKKS; encoded by the coding sequence TTGGGGGATCATTATTTTACAGATAAGCCTAAAGTGAATAGCAATCCGCAAACTTGGAGTTATGAACTAAAGGGCTTTATGTTTTCTTTTATTACAGATAATGGTGTATTCTCGAAAAGTGAAGTTGACTTCGGTTCTAAATTATTAATACAACATTTTGAGCCTTCTAAAGCAGGTGGTTCTATACTTGATATTGGCTGTGGTTACGGGCCGATTGGTCTTTCGATTGCAAAAGCATTCCACAAACAACAGGTGGAAATGGTTGATGTTAATGAACGAGCACTTGAGTTAGCTCAGAAAAATAAGCAATTGAATGGTGTTACAAATGTAACTATTTATAAAAGTGATTTGTTTGAGGGTGTAAGTCAACGGTGTTTTTCTGCGATATTATCAAATCCACCTATTCGAGCAGGGAAAAAAGTAGTTCATACGATATTAGAAAAAAGTATCGATTATTTAGATGATGGTGGAGAACTATGGGTTGTTATTCAGAAAAAGCAAGGAGCTCCCTCAGCAGTTGAAAAGCTTAAAGCAATCTTCAGTGAAGTAGAGATTGTTATTAAGAAAAAAGGCTATTATATCATAAAAGCAAAAAAAAGTTGA
- the rplL gene encoding 50S ribosomal protein L7/L12, with protein sequence MTKEQIIEAVKEMTVLELNDLVKAIEEEFGVTAAAPVAVVGGAAGGDAAAEKTEFDVELTSAGSQKIKVIKAVREITGLGLKEAKELVDNTPKTLKEGVSKDEAEELKAKLEEVGAGVEVK encoded by the coding sequence ATGACTAAAGAACAAATCATTGAAGCAGTTAAGGAAATGACTGTTTTAGAATTAAACGACTTAGTAAAAGCTATTGAAGAAGAATTTGGTGTAACTGCTGCTGCTCCTGTAGCTGTAGTAGGTGGAGCTGCTGGTGGAGACGCTGCTGCTGAAAAAACTGAATTTGATGTAGAACTAACAAGTGCTGGTTCACAAAAAATTAAAGTTATCAAAGCTGTTCGTGAAATCACTGGTCTTGGCCTAAAAGAAGCTAAAGAATTAGTTGATAACACTCCAAAAACACTTAAAGAAGGCGTTTCTAAAGACGAAGCTGAAGAACTTAAAGCGAAGCTTGAAGAAGTTGGAGCTGGCGTAGAAGTTAAGTAA
- the rplJ gene encoding 50S ribosomal protein L10, whose amino-acid sequence MSNAVEQKQQIVTEIADKLRGSKSTVVVDYRGLTVAEVTELRKQLREAGVEFKVYKNTLTRRATEEAGLEGLNEHLTGPNAIAFGVEDVVAPAKILNNFAKDHEALEIKAGVIEGNIASVEDVKALAELPSREGLLSMLLSVLQAPIRNLALATKAVADQKEEQGA is encoded by the coding sequence ATGAGTAACGCAGTTGAACAAAAACAGCAGATCGTAACGGAAATTGCTGATAAACTTCGTGGTAGTAAATCAACGGTAGTAGTAGACTATCGTGGTTTAACTGTTGCAGAAGTAACAGAACTTCGTAAGCAACTTCGTGAAGCAGGTGTTGAATTTAAAGTATATAAAAATACTTTAACACGTCGTGCAACAGAAGAAGCTGGTTTAGAGGGGTTGAACGAACATTTAACTGGACCAAATGCAATTGCTTTTGGTGTTGAAGATGTAGTAGCTCCTGCGAAAATTCTTAACAACTTTGCGAAGGACCATGAAGCACTTGAGATTAAAGCGGGTGTTATTGAAGGTAATATCGCATCAGTAGAAGACGTTAAAGCTCTTGCAGAACTTCCATCACGCGAAGGATTATTATCTATGTTGCTTAGCGTTCTTCAAGCACCTATTCGAAATCTTGCTCTTGCAACAAAAGCTGTTGCAGATCAAAAAGAAGAACAAGGCGCATAA
- the rplA gene encoding 50S ribosomal protein L1 codes for MAKRGKKYVEAAKLVDRTKAYPVGEAIELVKKTNTTKFDATVEVAFRLGVDPKKADQQIRGAVVLPHGTGKVQRVLVFAKGEKAKEAEAAGADFVGDSDYINKINQGWFDFDVIVATPDMMGEVGKLGRVLGPKGLMPNPKTGTVTFDVAKAINEIKAGKVEYRVDKQGNIHVPIGKVSFEEGKLEENFTTIFDTMVKVKPAAAKGTYMKNVSVTSTMGPGIKIDPSTVTGAN; via the coding sequence ATGGCTAAAAGAGGTAAAAAGTACGTAGAGGCTGCTAAATTAGTAGACCGTACAAAAGCTTACCCAGTTGGAGAAGCGATTGAACTAGTTAAAAAAACAAACACAACAAAATTTGATGCAACGGTTGAAGTTGCTTTTCGTTTAGGAGTAGACCCTAAGAAAGCAGACCAACAAATCCGTGGTGCTGTCGTACTACCACATGGTACTGGTAAAGTACAACGTGTGTTAGTTTTTGCTAAAGGTGAAAAAGCGAAAGAAGCAGAAGCAGCGGGTGCTGATTTTGTTGGTGATAGCGACTACATTAATAAAATCAATCAAGGTTGGTTTGATTTTGATGTGATTGTTGCAACACCAGATATGATGGGTGAAGTAGGTAAATTAGGTCGAGTATTAGGACCTAAAGGTTTAATGCCTAACCCTAAAACAGGTACTGTAACATTTGATGTTGCGAAAGCTATTAATGAAATTAAAGCTGGTAAAGTAGAGTACCGTGTAGATAAGCAAGGTAACATTCATGTGCCAATTGGTAAAGTTTCCTTTGAAGAAGGAAAACTAGAAGAAAACTTTACTACAATTTTTGACACGATGGTAAAAGTGAAACCTGCAGCAGCGAAAGGTACGTACATGAAAAATGTATCAGTAACTTCAACGATGGGACCTGGAATTAAAATTGACCCTTCAACAGTAACTGGTGCAAACTAA
- the rplK gene encoding 50S ribosomal protein L11, protein MAKKAIKVVKLQIPAGKANPAPPVGPALGQAGVNIMGFCKEFNARTADQAGLIIPVEITVFEDRSFTFITKTPPAAVLLKKAAGIESGSGEPNRNKVATVKRDKVREIAETKMPDLNAANVESAMRMVEGTARSMGIVIED, encoded by the coding sequence GTGGCTAAAAAAGCAATAAAAGTTGTTAAGTTACAAATTCCTGCTGGTAAAGCAAATCCGGCACCACCGGTTGGACCAGCCTTAGGGCAAGCAGGTGTAAATATCATGGGATTCTGTAAGGAATTTAACGCTCGTACAGCTGATCAAGCTGGTTTAATTATACCGGTTGAAATTACAGTTTTTGAAGACCGTTCATTTACTTTTATTACGAAAACTCCACCTGCAGCAGTATTACTTAAAAAAGCTGCTGGAATCGAGTCTGGTTCAGGTGAACCAAACCGTAATAAAGTAGCGACTGTAAAACGTGACAAAGTACGCGAAATTGCTGAAACAAAAATGCCTGATTTAAATGCAGCAAACGTTGAATCAGCAATGCGAATGGTTGAAGGTACAGCCCGCAGTATGGGGATTGTTATTGAAGATTAA